From the Halobacterium zhouii genome, the window GACCCTGAGCGAGAAGGTTCGACAGATGGTCGACCTCGGGAAGACGGGTCAGACGGAGCGGACCGAGGTCGACACTGTCTCCGTGCTCGAACCGCTCGTCGAAGAGTTCCGCGCGGAACATCCAGGCGTCGAGGTGACCGTCGACTTCCCCGACGAGGCGACTGCTGCCGCCGTGTCGGAGCGAGCGTTGACGGTCGCGCTCCGGAACCTCATCGAGAACACCGCAGAGCACAACGACACGTCGACGCTGACGGTCGACATCACGGTCACCACGGACGGAGAAGAAACCCGAATCCGCGTCACTGACGACGGGTCGGGGCTGCCCGAGATGGAGCAGGCCGTCCTCCAGAACCACACGGAGACGCCGCTCCAGCACAGCAGCGGCCTCGGTCTCTGGCTCACCTACTGGACCGTCTCCACGACCGGCGGAGACATCGCCGTCGAGGCGAGCGAGTCACAGGGAACGACGGTCACGGTGACGTTGCCGGCGCGGGACCCGTCGGTGACAACCGGAGCGACACGAACCGTCCACGAGCCAGTACACGATTCGACGTGAACGCGAGGTACACTGGACGTCGGGTGAACGCCGCGCAGTGCCGGGCGTCGACGCGCCAGTCGACGTGAACACGCGCAGCGGCGCCACTCTGCGTTCCGTCACCCACAGACTTATCGGCGAGTCCCGCCGCCTCTCTGCATGGACGCCGAGTCGATACGCGAGGACTTCCCCATCCTCGAGCGCGAGGTCGGCGGCGACCCGCTCGTCTACCTCGACAACGCAGCGACCACCCAGACGCCGACACCCGTCTCGCGGACGTTCCAGGAGTACTACGACGGCTACAACGCGAACGTCCACCGCGGCATCCACCGGTTGAGCCACGAGGCCTCTGTCGCCTACGAGGACGCCCACGACCGCCTCGCGGCATTCGTGGGCGCGGACGGCCGCGAGGAGATGGTGTTCACGAAGAACGCGACAGAGGCGGTGAACCTCGTCGCGCACGGACTCGGCCGGCAGCGACTCGGTCCCGGAAAGGCGGTGGTGACCACGGAGATGGAACACCACGCCTCGCTCGTGACGTGGCAACAGATCGCCGAACAGACGGGCGCCGAGGTCCGCTACGTCCGCGTCTGCGAGGACGGAACACTCGACGCCGAGCACGCCGCGGAACTCGTCGACGACGACGTCGAACTCGTCTCCGTCACGCACGTCTCGAACGTGCTCGGCACCGTCAACCCCGTGCGTAAACTCGCGGACCTCGCGCACGACCACGGCGCCGCGATTCTCGTCGACGGCGCACAGTCAGTTCCGACGCGACCCGTCGACGTCGAGGCCCTGGGTGCGGACTTCCTCGCGTTCTCCGGGCACAAGATGGCGGGGCCGACCGGCATCGGCTGTCTGTACGGCAAACGCCACCTCCTCGAGGAGATGGAGCCGTTCCTCTACGGCGGCGAGATGATCAGTCACGTCACGTTCGACGAGTCCGCTTGGAACGACCTGCCGTGGAAGTTCGAGGCCGGCACGCCCCCCATCGCGGAGGGTATCGCACTCGCCGCGGCTGTCGACTACCTCGAGGACATCGGCATGGACGCCGTGGAACGCCACGAGAACGAACTCGCGCAGTACCTCCTCCGCGAACTCGCCGAGCGAGAACACGTCGAGGCGTACGGCCCGCCCGCTGGCGTCGAGCGCACGGGGCTCGTGTCGTTCAACGTCGGGGACGTCCACGGCCACGACCTCTCGGAACTGCTGGACGACCGCGGCATCGCCGTGCGCGCCGGTGACCACTGCACGCAACCGCTCCACAATGTCCTCGACATCCCCGGGTCCGTGCGCGCGTCGTTCTACGTCTACACCACCCGAGAGGAGGTCGACGCACTGCTCGACGGCATCGAGGACGCGGCGTCCAAGCGCGACGCCCTCCTCGCCTCCGATCGGTACCACGACCGCCTCCACGACCAGCACCGGAACCCGACGAACGCGGGCGGCCTTCCGAATCCGACGTTCCGAAAGCACTCCGCGGAGACGAGCTGCGGCGACGAGGGCGAGTTCCACGTCGACGTGGCCGACGACGGCACCATCGCCGACGTCGCCTTCGAGAGCGATTCCTGTGCGGTGAGCACCGCGGTCGCCGGCCTGCTCGCCGACCATCTCACCGGCGAACCGGTCGAAGCGCTCGCGGAACTCGACGGCACCGTCGAGGACCTGCTCGACGGCCAGTATCCCGCGATGCGACGGGACTGCGTCGTCGGCCCGGAGGACGTCATCCGGGAGGGCGCGACCGAGCACCTCGAGTCGCTCCAAGCGTCGAGCGAGGACTGACCGATTCGCGCACGACGAGCACGGGCGCGAGCGCAGTCGGCGCGTCGCGTGTAGAAACGCTCTTTCGGCCGCCGACCCAATCCTCTCGCATGGACTACGAAGCCGTCGCGGACCTCGGGCCGGAGCGCCGCCGCGCGCTGTTCGAGCGCGACGCCGGCGTCGACGCGGTTCGCTCGCAGGTGCGGGACATCGTCGAGCGAGTGCGCGACGAGGGCGACGTCGCGCTCCGCGAGTTCGCGCGCGAGTACGACGACGCGGAGGTCGGCAACATCGACGTCACGGACGAGGCCGAGCGCGCGTACGACGAGATAGACGACGACGTGCGCGAGGCCATCGAGGACGCCGCGGCGAACGTCCGGGAGTTCCACGAGGCCCAGATGCCCGAGGACTGGCGCCGCGAATTCGAGGACGGGCGAGAACTCGGCCGACGGTTCCGGCCGGTCGAACGCGTCGGCGTCTACGTCCCCGGGGGCGCCGCGGCGTACCCCTCGAGCGCGCTGATGGGCGTGATTCCCGCGGTCGTCGCGGGCGTCGAACAGGTGGCGGTGGCGACGCCGCCCGCGGAGCAGATGAACCCCGTGACGCTCGCGGCCATCCACGCCGCGGGCGCCGACCGCGTCTACGCCGCCGGGGGTGCACAGGCCATCGCCGCGATGGCCCACGGCACGGAGACCGTCAACGCCGCCCAGTTGGTCGTCGGCCCGGGGAACAAGTGGGTGACAGCGGCGAAGGCCGAGGTCCGCGGCGACGTGGAGATCGATTTCCTCGCCGGCCCGTCGGAGTTACTCGTGGTCGCGGACGACACCGCAGACCCCGAGTTCGTCGCGGCGGACGTGCTCGCGCAGGCCGAACACGACCCGAACGCGAGCGTCGTCGCCGTCACCGACGACGAGGCGACCGCCGACGCAATCTGCGAGGCAATCGACGCGAAGGTCGACGACCGGGAGCGAGTGGACACCATCCGGAAGGCCCTCGACCACGACGCCAGCGGCGTGTTCGTCGCGCGCTCGATGAGCGAAGCCGTGCTGTTCGCGGAGTCCTACGCCGCCGAACACCTCTCCATCCAGAGTGCCGACGACGAGGAGCTCCTGGGCCGAATCGACTCCGCCGGCAGCGTGTTCCTCGGGTCGGACACTCCCGTCGCCGCGGGCGACTACGCGACCGGGACGAACCACGTGCTCCCGACCAACGGCAAGGCGGCAGTCGTCGGCGGCCTCTCGGTCGACACGTTCCTGCGCGCCACGACCGTCCAGCGCCTCGACCGCGACGCGCTAGCGGGGCTCCGCGACACCATCACGACGCTCGCCGACGCGGAGGGCCTGGAGGGCCACGCCGCGAGTATCGAAGAACGCTTCGAGGACTGAGGAGCAGTGGGGAACGGCGAGCGACCACTTCGGCGTCGGGTAACCTTCACGGTCCCTCGCCGGTAAGCGACCGCATGGAACTCTCCGGCACCGTCCTCTGGGGGGACGAGTACGAGCCGATACAGGGAACACTCGTCGTCGAAGACGGGACAGTTCAGCGCCTCGACGAGGAGTCGACTGATTCGTCGAATCTGATTCTTCCGGCGTTCGTGAACGCCCACACCCACCTCGGTGACTCCATCGCCAAGGAGGCGGGACGAGGGCTGACCCTCGAAGAACTGGTCGCACCGCCAGACGGCCTGAAACACCAGTTGCTACGGGATTCTGACCGGGGTGAACTCGTCGAAGCGATGAGACACAGCCTCCGATTCATGCAGGAGACGGGGACGGCGTCCTGTCTGGAGTTCAGGGAGGGCGGCGTCGAGGGCGTGTACGCGCTCCGCGAGGCCGCCGACGGCCTCGGCATCGACCCGTTCGCGTTCGGACGCGGCGAAACCGACGTCGTGGAGGCCGCCAACGGGTTCGGCGCGAGCGGCGCGGCCGACGCCGACTTCAGCAGCGAGCGCGCCGCCGCGCGGAACGCCGACAAGCCGTTCGCCATCCACGCGGGCGAGGTGGACGCCTCGGACATCAACCCCGCCATCGACCTCGACCCGGACCTGCTCGTCCACATGGTCCACGCCGAGTCGCTCCACCTCGACCGCGTCGAGGACAAACAGCTGCCGGTCGCGGTGTGCCCGCGCTCGAACCTCGTGACGGACGTCGGCCTGCCGCCCGTGCGCGAACTGCTCGACCGCACGAGCGTCGCGCTCGGCACGGACAACGTGATGACGAACAGTCCATCGATGTTCCGCGAGATGGAGTTCGTCTCGAAGTGTTGTGACGTGGACGCCCCCGAGGTGTTGCGGATGGCGACCCGAGCCGGCGCGGCGGCCATCAGCGCGAACTACGGCGTGCTAGAACAGGGGCGGGAGGCGCGAGTGCTCGTCCTCGACGGTGACTCCCACAACCTGACTGGCGCGCTCGACCCGGTGCGAGCGGTGGTACGGCGTGCAGGCGCGAGCGACGTAGAGCGCGTCGTGCTCCCCTGAGACGCGGCCCGTTCTCCCTGAACAGTTAAGCCCCACCAAGTCAACGTGTAGCACGAATGGCGAGATACGAGCGCATCCTCGTGCCGACGGACGGGTCGGCAGCGACGCGCCACGCCGTCGAGCACGCCGTCGACCTGGCCGCCGAGCACGGCGCGACCATCCACGCGCTGTACGTCGTGAACTCCGCGAGTTTCGCCAGCCTCCCCGTCGAGTCGTCGTGGGAGAACGTCGCGTCGCTGCTCGACGAGGAGGGCGCGGCAGCCCTCGACGACGTCGAGGAACTCACGAGCGAACGCGGCGTCCCGGTCGAGCGCGCGCTCATCGAGGGGAACCCCAGCCGCGAGATCGTGCGCTACGCCGAGGACGAGGACTGCGACCTCGTCGTGATGGGGACCCACGGCCGGGGCGGCATCGACCGCCTGCTGCTCGGGAGCGTGACCGAGAAGGTGGTCCGCTCCTCGACGGTCCCCGTGCTGACGGTTCGCGTCGAGGAGTGATTGGTTGATCCGGCGGACGTGCTACTCGGCCGGACAGGTGCTGCTCAGTCGGGCGTCCGTGCTACTCGGCTAGGCGCAAGTGCTCGCAGTCCCCTGCGTGAACGATCTGCTCTCCGTCTGCCGTATCGACGACGAGCGCGCCGTACTCGGTCACGCTCACGGCGTCGCCGACGACCGCTCCACTGCCAGTCTCGACGCGCACGCGCTGGCCGAGCGTCGCCGCGCGCTCCCGCCACGCGTCGAGAGCGGCGTCCGGGCGCTCGCGGAGTTCGTGGAACCGCTCGAGGACGCGCTGGACGAACGCGCGACGGTCCACCGTTCCTCCCTCCGCGCGCACGCTCGTCGCGTCGCCGTCCAGGTCGCCCGGGTCCACGTCGACGTTCACGCCGACGCCCAGGACGACCCAGGAAACGCGACTCGCCTCCCCCTCCATCTCGGTGAGCACGCCCGCGAGTTTCGCGCCGCCGCGCTCGCCGTCACCGGGCACCAGGCAGTCGTTCGGCCACTTGATCTCCGCGGGGACGCCGGCCTCCCGCGCGGCGTCTATCACAGCGACGGCGGCCGCGAGCGTGAGCGTCGGCGCGCGCGCGGGCGGCAGGTCCGGGCGCAGGACGAGACTCATCCAGACGCCGCCCGCCGGCGAGGACCACTCGCGGCCGCGCCGCCCGCGACCACCGGTCTGTCGGTCCGCGAGCACGACGACGTCGCTCGCGCCCTCGGTGGCGAGTTCGCGCGCGCGGTCGTTCGTGCTCGGGACGGCATCGTGGTACTCCACGTCGAAGGGCGCGTCGAGGCCGTACTCGACGGCCGGGCCGCCGTAGTCGGGGACGCCGCCGAGCGCGTACCCTCCTGACTCGCTCTCGACGTCGAACCCGGCGTCCCGAAGCGCCTCGACGTGTTTCCAGACGGCCGCGCGCGAGACGTCGAGCCGTTCGGCGAGTTCCGGGCCGGTTACGGGGCCGTCCGCGAGCGCGTCGAGGACGCGGCGGCGCGTCTCGTTCATCTGGCGGGAGTAACGCGGCCGCCGGCAAAAGTGTCGCTATCCGCGAAAGGACTATTGGGTAACCTCACGTCAATCGAAGTAGATGCTGTTGAGAGCGGTTTTTACAGCAGCCGGTCGCCATATAGAGAATTATTAGTGTATTTTTTATAAGATAATTTCGAATAGATTGAATATACCACGTGCATTAGGAGTAGTTGACGATGGAAGACAACAAGCTCACCGCGTTCCTGCAGGACAACCCGCGAATGATCGGCGCGCTGTTCACCGTGATGGTGTTCCTCTCGACGACCGGCGCTGCGTCGGCGTTAGAGGCAGGAGTCTATTCTGGCCCCTGATTCAGTAGTTCTTCGAGTAGTTCGTCGCTCCACTTCAGTTCACCATCCACCATTACTGGCGAGGGTTTCCCGTCGAGGAGTTCGCGAAGATCACACGTCGAAACCTCGAACGTGTCCAACTTTCCAGAACCGAGATAGCGAGTCGTATTGTCCCCGACGTAGGGGGTGACGAGCGATCCGATTGACGTTTTCAACGTTGGA encodes:
- a CDS encoding SufS family cysteine desulfurase; amino-acid sequence: MDAESIREDFPILEREVGGDPLVYLDNAATTQTPTPVSRTFQEYYDGYNANVHRGIHRLSHEASVAYEDAHDRLAAFVGADGREEMVFTKNATEAVNLVAHGLGRQRLGPGKAVVTTEMEHHASLVTWQQIAEQTGAEVRYVRVCEDGTLDAEHAAELVDDDVELVSVTHVSNVLGTVNPVRKLADLAHDHGAAILVDGAQSVPTRPVDVEALGADFLAFSGHKMAGPTGIGCLYGKRHLLEEMEPFLYGGEMISHVTFDESAWNDLPWKFEAGTPPIAEGIALAAAVDYLEDIGMDAVERHENELAQYLLRELAEREHVEAYGPPAGVERTGLVSFNVGDVHGHDLSELLDDRGIAVRAGDHCTQPLHNVLDIPGSVRASFYVYTTREEVDALLDGIEDAASKRDALLASDRYHDRLHDQHRNPTNAGGLPNPTFRKHSAETSCGDEGEFHVDVADDGTIADVAFESDSCAVSTAVAGLLADHLTGEPVEALAELDGTVEDLLDGQYPAMRRDCVVGPEDVIREGATEHLESLQASSED
- the hisD gene encoding histidinol dehydrogenase, yielding MDYEAVADLGPERRRALFERDAGVDAVRSQVRDIVERVRDEGDVALREFAREYDDAEVGNIDVTDEAERAYDEIDDDVREAIEDAAANVREFHEAQMPEDWRREFEDGRELGRRFRPVERVGVYVPGGAAAYPSSALMGVIPAVVAGVEQVAVATPPAEQMNPVTLAAIHAAGADRVYAAGGAQAIAAMAHGTETVNAAQLVVGPGNKWVTAAKAEVRGDVEIDFLAGPSELLVVADDTADPEFVAADVLAQAEHDPNASVVAVTDDEATADAICEAIDAKVDDRERVDTIRKALDHDASGVFVARSMSEAVLFAESYAAEHLSIQSADDEELLGRIDSAGSVFLGSDTPVAAGDYATGTNHVLPTNGKAAVVGGLSVDTFLRATTVQRLDRDALAGLRDTITTLADAEGLEGHAASIEERFED
- a CDS encoding amidohydrolase family protein — translated: MELSGTVLWGDEYEPIQGTLVVEDGTVQRLDEESTDSSNLILPAFVNAHTHLGDSIAKEAGRGLTLEELVAPPDGLKHQLLRDSDRGELVEAMRHSLRFMQETGTASCLEFREGGVEGVYALREAADGLGIDPFAFGRGETDVVEAANGFGASGAADADFSSERAAARNADKPFAIHAGEVDASDINPAIDLDPDLLVHMVHAESLHLDRVEDKQLPVAVCPRSNLVTDVGLPPVRELLDRTSVALGTDNVMTNSPSMFREMEFVSKCCDVDAPEVLRMATRAGAAAISANYGVLEQGREARVLVLDGDSHNLTGALDPVRAVVRRAGASDVERVVLP
- a CDS encoding universal stress protein yields the protein MARYERILVPTDGSAATRHAVEHAVDLAAEHGATIHALYVVNSASFASLPVESSWENVASLLDEEGAAALDDVEELTSERGVPVERALIEGNPSREIVRYAEDEDCDLVVMGTHGRGGIDRLLLGSVTEKVVRSSTVPVLTVRVEE
- a CDS encoding biotin--[acetyl-CoA-carboxylase] ligase, producing MNETRRRVLDALADGPVTGPELAERLDVSRAAVWKHVEALRDAGFDVESESGGYALGGVPDYGGPAVEYGLDAPFDVEYHDAVPSTNDRARELATEGASDVVVLADRQTGGRGRRGREWSSPAGGVWMSLVLRPDLPPARAPTLTLAAAVAVIDAAREAGVPAEIKWPNDCLVPGDGERGGAKLAGVLTEMEGEASRVSWVVLGVGVNVDVDPGDLDGDATSVRAEGGTVDRRAFVQRVLERFHELRERPDAALDAWRERAATLGQRVRVETGSGAVVGDAVSVTEYGALVVDTADGEQIVHAGDCEHLRLAE
- a CDS encoding DUF7503 family protein: MEDNKLTAFLQDNPRMIGALFTVMVFLSTTGAASALEAGVYSGP